The region AcacaattataaaataaaaaacataaatttatagtgaattataaattagGATATTCATATATCCATATAGCCAAATGAATAGTCATTTTATTGCTTATGATGTATTTATgcatgttttatatttaaaaataattatgacaAATAGTTTCCTATGAATGTTATAATCTTTACAACTTTAACTTTTCATGTGAAAAAAATCTATATCAATcgtaatttattaatttcaaCAAActttgcattttttatttacaaaattttaattgtcCTTATTCATTTGTTAAttggaaaaattattactattcatattatcattattctcattattatttctataatcttgtttatcatttttatatggaGGATTTGTGATTGGCTTATtagtataattattataaggCTTTGGAATATTACTATTACGTCTATTATTATGGAAATTATTGTTTGGATATTTATTAGATCCAGGGGGGGCGTAACCTGCTcttgaatatttattattatgcataCCACCAGAATGCTGATAATTTGGATTTCTATTTGAGTGATGATAATTTCTCATAGGgttatatttcatatatccattataatttccatgcataaaattattcatCATTGGATTTgctaaaatattattatatgcttGATTTCCTAAAAACCCTAAAAAGTTTTGAGGTGTAATACCTTCTTCTCTAAgtaaattttgaaaatactCTATTTTGGCACTAATATGTTTTCTACCTTGATTATGTTGTCTTCTACCTACTGGCGAACTATGTGTTAGATAAATATCGCAATATTCACAGTAATATTTtggcatttttttaaaattatctcgaaaaaaaatgtggaTAAAAAAGCAGAAAGAAAATACTATAATTATCTTCAGGGATATTCACGATTCTGTAAGATTATTTAAAGAAGCGATAATGAAATTTACAAACTTTTACTGGATTGTTAGAATTTTTGCGCATTGCTCTCTGGTATGTTCGgtgtttttattatatatgctatACAGGcaacacacatatatataatatatacttatttatc is a window of Plasmodium vinckei vinckei genome assembly, chromosome: PVVCY_14 DNA encoding:
- a CDS encoding RNA-binding protein, putative, which gives rise to MPKYYCEYCDIYLTHSSPVGRRQHNQGRKHISAKIEYFQNLLREEGITPQNFLGFLGNQAYNNILANPMMNNFMHGNYNGYMKYNPMRNYHHSNRNPNYQHSGGMHNNKYSRAGYAPPGSNKYPNNNFHNNRRNSNIPKPYNNYTNKPITNPPYKNDKQDYRNNNENNDNMNSNNFSN